The Cyclobacterium amurskyense genome contains the following window.
ACCTGTAGGGCAAGCCCCTAAGGATGCTGTACGTGTCCTTTTAGCTAAGTATTACATGCTTAACTTACGTTTTGCCGATGCTGAAAAATTAATGGACGATGTCATCAACGGAGGTGAATCTCAACTTTTCACCGATGACATGATACCTGCAGATGTTACCGAGGTAGAAGTTGCCAATACCAACAATCCAAATACAGGAAATCCATTGCCTGGTAGAAGTGGTTATGCCTCTGCTGATGCAGTAAATTACCTACACATGGACAAAGGAGCACAAAAAACCAGTAATCCTGAAGGGATTTGGTTGGTTGTCAATGAGCCATTCGTATTGGGTACGCAAGGTAGATCTGCTAGAATCAGAGCTTGGGGTCCTAACTTTGTAAGTACAAACCTAGGTGTTTGGGAGCCTGGTACTACCAGAACCGGTACAGATGTACAGCAGTCTACTAGCGACGAAAGAGGTAGAATGATGAAAAAATGGGGTAGAGGTCAAGGATTTGCGAGACCTACCAACTATTCTCAATATGACATCTGGAACTTTAAAGGAAAAATTGACGAACAAGATTACCGTCACAAAGACCTTAACTGGTTTGAGATGGAGGATGTTTTGTATGACAATCCTTCTTTATTGGAAGATGGAAGTGAATATTATTTGGAGCCCCTTCGTCTATATGATGACAATGGCAACTTAACTTGTCAGGATACCATCAGGTGCTGGTTCGGTTACCCAAGATACAAGTTTTACTCTGTTAACCAAGAATCTAGACCTGACCGTCAGGATGGAGGTAAAATGGACATGTACATCATGAGAATTGCTGAAGCCTATTTAGTAAGGGCAGAAGCTCGTTACTGGCAAGACAATTATGCAGGTGTAGCTGAAGACATCAACACCATCCGTCAAAGAGCTAACGCCATGGAAATGTATACTGTTGCAGACATTCAAACAGAAGGTATTGGAGCAGTTCTTGACGAAAGAAACAGAGAGCTATTTGGTGAAGAATACCGTCATGATGAGTTGGTTCGTATTTCTGTAATCTTTGCTAAAAGTGGCAAAATGGCTTACAATGGCAAGACTTATTCAATCTCTGGTACAGATATAGAAAAATCGCTTTCAGCGAGTAGTTTCTATTATGACAGGATGATGGAGAAAAACACCTTCTTTAGAGACGAAGTTCCGTGGGCTACTTACAGCACTACCAAATACACCATGGATCCTATGCATGTATTTTGGCCTGTTTATCAGCCATACCTTGTAGGTAATGTGGATGCTATATTGAACCAAACTACCGGTTACAATGGTGCAGAGAACAATATTGAACCACTAAATCATGTAGTTCAACCTGCAGGTGCTCCCAATGAAGACCCTATGAGAGCCATTGGCGAATAAAATTTAACCACTTGTGAATAAAAAGTAAATTAATTCCCCTGCTGTTATCATTTGGTCAGGGGAATTTCTTAATTTAATGGGTCGAATTAATTATAACTTCAATAATAAACCAAATTTGAATATGGATAAGGAATCATCAAGAAGATCCTTTATTAAAAAATCAGCCGTAGCCGGTTCGGCTGCTCTTATTGCTCCTACAATTGTACCTTCCAGTGTATTTGGAGCCAATGATAGGATCAATGCTGCAGTTTTAGGTTTAAATGGTAGAGGAAAAAGCCATATCCAAGGCTTTATGTCACAAAAAAATGTTCAAATAAAGACTTTTTGTGATCCTGACATGAATATCCTTAAGGAACGTCAAAAAAGCTTTAAGGAAAAATACAATGCAGACGTGGTCTTGGAACAAGATCTACGTAGGGTAATGGACGATAAAGATATCGATGTAATCAGTATTGCTTCTCCTAACCACTGGCATGCATTGACTACCATCTGGGCTTGCCAGGCAGGTAAAGATGTTTATGTGGAAAAACCTGGTTCCCATAATATCTGGGAAGGTAGGAAAATGGTAGAAGCAGCTCATAAATACGATAGAATCGTTCAACATGGTGTTCAGCTTAGAAGTTCTCCTGCAGTTCAAGAAGCCATCCAACTAATACGTGATGGTTATATAGGAAATGTTTACATGGCCAGGGGTCTAGTTTTTAGATGGAGACCGAGCATCGGTGACAAAGGATTTTCTCCTGTACCAGAAGGATTGGATTACGATTTATGGACAGGACCGGCTCCAAAAACTCCATTTACTGAAAACCTTGTGCACTACAACTGGCACTGGAATTTTAACTATGGCAATGGAGATGTTGGTAACCAAGGTATCCACGAAACAGATCTATGTATGTGGGGATTAGATGTAGGGCTACCTACTAAAATCACTTCCATGGGAGGAAAATTCCTATGGGATGATGCCAAAACAGTACCAGAAGTATTGACATCTGTGTACAAATATCCTGATGAGAACAAAATCATTCAGTTTGAAGTAAGACCATGGTGCACCAATGCTGAAGATGGAGCTACTGTAGGTAATATTTTCTATGGGGACAAAGGTTATTTGGTAGTTGATGGGTATGACAAATACCAAACATTCCTTGGCAAAGATAGAACCCCTGGTAAATCAGGACAAGATGGCGGACCTTCTGGATCTGAAATGGATCGTGGAGCCGGTGGAACTGACGGTCACTTTGCTAATTTTATTGAGGCAGTTCGTAAGCATGATGCTTCCATCCTAAACGGCCCTGTAGAAACAGCCCACCTGTCTTCAGGATTGGCTCACCTAGGAAATATAGCTTATCAATTGGACCGTGTATTGACGTTCAATCCAAAATCTGAGACTTTTGTCAATGATCCGGAAGCAGATGCCATGCTTACCCGTAATTACAGACCAGGTTTTGAAGTTCCAGACAAGGTTTAAACAATCAATAGTCAAAATATTGATTGCCTTTTTAGAAAAACCTGCCAGGAATTTTTACCCTGACAGGTTTTTCTTGTAAAAGGATTTAAATTTATATTTTAGATATAAACAAAATTATCAAATGAAATACATAGCATTAGTAGTAATAATGGCAATGAGCAGCAATTTTCTCCTCTTTGGTCAAAAAGACAAAGAACCCATTAAAATCGAAATTAAAGACGGCGAGAAAAAAGTAGATGTAATGGTTGCTGGTGAACTATTCACTTCTTATATCTATCCAGACAACGTAATGAAACCGGTACTTTGGCCAGTAATTTCACCAGATGGAAACATGCTGACTAGGAGTTATCCAATGATCAATAAAGCAGGAGACAGAACCGACCACCCTCATCACGTAGGTATTTGGTTAAATTATGGTGATGTTAACGGACTTGATTTCTGGAACAATTCAGAAGCTATTCCTGCTTCCAAAAAGGATGGTTATGGCTCCATCTTTCACCAATCTATCGAAAAAACTAAAAGTGGTAAAGGAAAGGCCATATTGGTTACGAAGTCTCTATGGAAAGCTCCTGACAACACAAGCATGTTGGAAGAGAAAACTTCTTTTTCTTTTAAAGCAGGAAAAGATATCCGCATTATTGACCGTACTACCGAATTAACGGCATTGATTGATGAGGTTAAGTTCACAGACAACAAAGAAGGAATGTTTGCCATCCGTGTTGCCCGTGAAATGGAGTTGCCTTCAGAGAAACCAACTACCTTAATGGATTCTCATGGTGTTGAAACCAAAGTGGATAAAATGGACAATACCTATGTAAAAGGGGATTACAAAAGTTCAGAAGGAATTACAGGAGGGGATGTATGGGGTACTAGAGCCCGTTGGATGGAGTTGGCAAGTGAAATTAAAGGAGAGCAAGTTTCTTTGATAATCATTGATCATCCAGAAAACCCAGGCTACCCAACTTATTGGCATGCTAGAGATTACGGTTTATTTGCAGCAAACACTTTAGGTCAAAAAGCACTTTCCGGTGGCAAAGACGAATTGAACTACAGCTTGAAAAAAGGCGAAACAGCTACTTTCAAATACAGAGTTGTGGTAGCCTCTGAGCACCTTAGTGAAGATGAAATCAATGCCTTAGCTGACGAATACGCTAAAAAATAACCGGATAAACCCATTTAAACACAAGCATTTCAATGGATAACAATCAATCAAGGCGGAATTTTCTCCAAAAGAGTATTGCTGCAGGAATAGGTCTCTCACTATTGGACCCTGCTACTGCGGCAGCTTTCGCTAAAAAACCCAAAATGAACCTTGGCTTAGTAACCTATCAATGGGGAAAAGACTGGGACCTCCCTACTCTTTTGACAAACTGTGAAAAGGCAGGTTTACTCGGTGTAGAATTAAGAACTGAACATGCACATGGTGTAGAGGCAAGTCTTTCTACCAACGAAAGAAAAGAAGTAAAAAAACGCTTCAAAGACAGTCCTGTAAAATGCCTTGGCTATGGTTCAAACTATGCTTATCACTACACTGACCAAGCTCAAGTTAGAGAAAACATAGAAGGGACTAAGAAATACCTTCAACTTTGCAAGGATATAGGTGCCACTGGAATTAAAGTAAAGCCTAATGGACTTCCTGCGGAGGTATCCAAAGAGCAAACCATAGCGCAGATCGCAAAATCCTTTAACGAGGTAGGTAAATTTGCCAGTGATCTGGGCCAATTGGTAAGGGTGGAAGTGCATGGAAAACTGACACAACAATTGCCAAATATGAAAGCCATATTTGATCAGGTAACTGAAAAAAGTGTTAAGATCTGCTGGAACTCCAACGATCAGGACCTTATGGCCCCCGGCTTGGAAGCCAACTTCAACTCTGTAAAAAAATGGTTTGGTGACACGGTTCATATCCGTGAGCTAAATGAAGGGAATTACCCTTATCAGGAGTTGATGAATTTATTCGTTGGGATGAATTACAAGGGTTGGATTCTTTTGGAAGCACGCACCACACCTGCTGACAGGGTTGCGGCCATGAGAGAGCAACTTGATATCTTCAATACCATGTTGGCCAATGCCAAATAAATTAAACCCGAAATATGCAATAGACATTCTATTACATAATCCGGGTTAAAATAAATAAAGTGCGTCTGGGTCTGGGCAAAAAATTGCAATAATTGCTTATATTTATCAAGCATAGCTTATTGCCTTTTAATAACAAACCCATCCAGATCATGCCTTATTTTATTCAAAGTTTAAAGAATATAAAAGGAAGCTTTTTCTCTAAAAAAGGCCTTTTATATTCTTTTTTTATTTTTATCTACCTGGCAACTTTTCTTTCAGGCTTTACACAAGCAAACTCTTTCAATCTTAGCATTGAACAATTAACCTTTGGCAAAAAGCACCACTTCTTTGGCTACATCGGCCAATGTCAAACCATCCCTTGGAATGAATCAGGAAGGTATATTTTAGGACTTGAGATAGATGCCATAGACCGCATGCCAAGACCTGAAGAATCGGCAACGGTTTTTCTTATCGACACCCAGAATAAAAACAAGCTAATCCGGCTGGACAAATCTCACGCATGGAATCCTCAGCAGGGCACTATGTTTTATTGGAACCCTTTAGCACCCGAAAACCAGTTTTTCTTTAATGACCGCGACCTTACTACAGGAAAAGTATTTACAGTGCTGTATGATATCAATCAAAGAAAACGAGTTAAAGAATACCGTTATGAAGACAGCCCTATCGGGAATGGTGGTGTCGCTGCTGATGGCTCAGCTTGGCTCGGCCTGAATTATGGCCGCTTGGCAAGACTTAGACTCGTTACCGGATATCCCGGGGCACTGGACTGGTCCAAGGATCAATTGGCACCTGAGAATGATGGGATATTTCTCGTGGATGTAAAAACCGGAAATAAGAAACTGTTGGTTTCCTACCATCAAATGGAAAATAAACTAAAAGAAACCAATCCAAAACTTGACCACAGTGGCTTATTTATCAATCACACCCTCTGGAATCGTAATGCCAATCGCATTTATTTTTTTATCAGGGCGGGATGGAGTGGCCAAGGCAAGGAAAGAATCAATGTACCTACCTCCATTCATGCAGATGGTACCGGACTTCAACTCCATGAAACCCATATAGGTGGTCATCCGGAGTGGGATTTAGGTAATGTATTGATCGGCATAAAATACAATGATGGGAAAGGTCCAGACGAGCAAATTCGTTACAATGTTGACAGCAAGGAAATCATAGGAAGCCTAGGAACTCCGGAAATGTTTCCCAAACCGGAGGGAGACATTTCCCTTTCTCCAAATGGTGACCTATTCGTCAATGGATACAGTGATGATAATAAAAACTACTATGCGGTATACCGAAGAAGTGATGGTGCCTTTGCCCGAAGTGAAGGAATCAACAAAGGACTTTACAGTGGTGACATCCGTATAGACCCTGCCCCGCGTTGGAACCGAAGCAATGATGCCATCTTAGTACCTGGGATTGACAAGAATGGCACTCGTCAAATGTTCGTAATTCGCTTGAAGGAGGAGTGATTTTTCTGGAAATAACATCACTTTAGCAAAATCCAATGTCTTCAAAAATAGTGAGAATCCACTACAATGTGAGTTTGCCTCACCGTTTTTCCACTCAGCCAACCCGCAAGGGTTCGCCATGACGGTTTTACTGGAATAATAAAAATAACCTACCTCCTTACGA
Protein-coding sequences here:
- a CDS encoding RagB/SusD family nutrient uptake outer membrane protein, translated to MKKINIFKGIILPVFLVFSFSCNEEFLDEKPLSYLSPENTFVDAAGLQTALDAAYLGVFSQWNGDTRELMFNSNMSDASVVSATDKPDAFVDLRVYATPTNSRNNDAGRTRSFYADNYKHIKKANTVIDYIDIPDWDNGTNNEDRNHLLGSAYFLRAFFYMQLTMDFGNVAFPLNVLAGARRDFKAFNMQGIWDQMIVDLEYAVQHVKPKSQIPVGQAPKDAVRVLLAKYYMLNLRFADAEKLMDDVINGGESQLFTDDMIPADVTEVEVANTNNPNTGNPLPGRSGYASADAVNYLHMDKGAQKTSNPEGIWLVVNEPFVLGTQGRSARIRAWGPNFVSTNLGVWEPGTTRTGTDVQQSTSDERGRMMKKWGRGQGFARPTNYSQYDIWNFKGKIDEQDYRHKDLNWFEMEDVLYDNPSLLEDGSEYYLEPLRLYDDNGNLTCQDTIRCWFGYPRYKFYSVNQESRPDRQDGGKMDMYIMRIAEAYLVRAEARYWQDNYAGVAEDINTIRQRANAMEMYTVADIQTEGIGAVLDERNRELFGEEYRHDELVRISVIFAKSGKMAYNGKTYSISGTDIEKSLSASSFYYDRMMEKNTFFRDEVPWATYSTTKYTMDPMHVFWPVYQPYLVGNVDAILNQTTGYNGAENNIEPLNHVVQPAGAPNEDPMRAIGE
- a CDS encoding DUF6807 domain-containing protein, which encodes MKYIALVVIMAMSSNFLLFGQKDKEPIKIEIKDGEKKVDVMVAGELFTSYIYPDNVMKPVLWPVISPDGNMLTRSYPMINKAGDRTDHPHHVGIWLNYGDVNGLDFWNNSEAIPASKKDGYGSIFHQSIEKTKSGKGKAILVTKSLWKAPDNTSMLEEKTSFSFKAGKDIRIIDRTTELTALIDEVKFTDNKEGMFAIRVAREMELPSEKPTTLMDSHGVETKVDKMDNTYVKGDYKSSEGITGGDVWGTRARWMELASEIKGEQVSLIIIDHPENPGYPTYWHARDYGLFAANTLGQKALSGGKDELNYSLKKGETATFKYRVVVASEHLSEDEINALADEYAKK
- a CDS encoding Gfo/Idh/MocA family protein, whose protein sequence is MDKESSRRSFIKKSAVAGSAALIAPTIVPSSVFGANDRINAAVLGLNGRGKSHIQGFMSQKNVQIKTFCDPDMNILKERQKSFKEKYNADVVLEQDLRRVMDDKDIDVISIASPNHWHALTTIWACQAGKDVYVEKPGSHNIWEGRKMVEAAHKYDRIVQHGVQLRSSPAVQEAIQLIRDGYIGNVYMARGLVFRWRPSIGDKGFSPVPEGLDYDLWTGPAPKTPFTENLVHYNWHWNFNYGNGDVGNQGIHETDLCMWGLDVGLPTKITSMGGKFLWDDAKTVPEVLTSVYKYPDENKIIQFEVRPWCTNAEDGATVGNIFYGDKGYLVVDGYDKYQTFLGKDRTPGKSGQDGGPSGSEMDRGAGGTDGHFANFIEAVRKHDASILNGPVETAHLSSGLAHLGNIAYQLDRVLTFNPKSETFVNDPEADAMLTRNYRPGFEVPDKV
- a CDS encoding sugar phosphate isomerase/epimerase family protein translates to MDNNQSRRNFLQKSIAAGIGLSLLDPATAAAFAKKPKMNLGLVTYQWGKDWDLPTLLTNCEKAGLLGVELRTEHAHGVEASLSTNERKEVKKRFKDSPVKCLGYGSNYAYHYTDQAQVRENIEGTKKYLQLCKDIGATGIKVKPNGLPAEVSKEQTIAQIAKSFNEVGKFASDLGQLVRVEVHGKLTQQLPNMKAIFDQVTEKSVKICWNSNDQDLMAPGLEANFNSVKKWFGDTVHIRELNEGNYPYQELMNLFVGMNYKGWILLEARTTPADRVAAMREQLDIFNTMLANAK